Proteins from a genomic interval of Capsicum annuum cultivar UCD-10X-F1 chromosome 4, UCD10Xv1.1, whole genome shotgun sequence:
- the LOC107867767 gene encoding uncharacterized protein LOC107867767 yields the protein MIAIEDPKAIQVVLVGNKVPRQECDNKWITERKKATRNQKKKVVIEMENITQNKFAELESQGDKQFHKGMETDKGERSHTKPQNEQIQDEWADNTSTEDEESINESSEDEDEILNYHYRGKDGEAEDVQKAVKEIYAIEKAYLQEKIENMLKEEEPGKNLLVGAQRVKENYHKRPLIFLLMIKILNWNIRGMKSQAATERLAYKLEQCITEDCL from the exons ATGATCGCTATTGAGGATCCAAAAGCTATACAAGTGGTTCTGGTTGGGAACAAAGTTCCAAGGCAGGAGTGTGACAACAAGTGGATCACTGAGAGGAAGAAGGCAACCAGAAATCAGAAGAAAAAAGTTGTAATTGAGATGGAAAACATTACCCAGAATAAATTTGCTGAACTAGAAAGTCAAGGTGATAAGCAGTTTCACAAGGGTATGGAGACCGATAAGGGTGAAAGATCACATACTAAGCCTCAAAATGAACAAATTCAGGATGAATGGGCTGATAATACTTCTACTGAAGATGAAGAAAGTATAAATGAGTCATCTGAGGATGAAGATGAAATCCTAAACTATCATTATAGAGGTAAAGATGGTGAAGCAGAAGACGTTCAGAAAGCTGTGAAAGAGATATATGCAATAGAGAAGGCTTATCTccaagaaaaaatagagaatatGTTAAAGGAGGAAGAACCAGGGAAAAATCTATTGGTAGGAGCACAAAGAGTCAAAGAAAACTACCACAAAAGACCTCTAATATTCCTATTAATGATTAAGATCCTCAATTGGAATATTAGGGGAATGAAATCCCAAGCGGCTACTGAAAGACTG GCCTATAAGCTTGAGCAATGTATCACAGAAGATTGTCTGTAA